Proteins co-encoded in one Ziziphus jujuba cultivar Dongzao chromosome 9, ASM3175591v1 genomic window:
- the LOC112492750 gene encoding structural maintenance of chromosomes flexible hinge domain-containing protein GMI1-like yields the protein MQPFFGMFGYGGPIASMHLGRHALVSLKTKNSKKVYMLHLVGEALLGSSGSEHTWKIGGGIGNPSEDEIRDTSHESLGEGVSIFGRMVLINS from the exons ATGCAGCCCTTTTTTGGCATGTTTGGATATGGAGGACCTATTGCATCTATGCATTTAGGAAG GCATGCTCTTGTTTCTTTGAAGACAaagaattccaagaaagtatataTGTTACATCTTGTGGGAGAAGCCTTACTCGGCAGTTCTGGCTCTGAACATACTTGGAAG ATTGGTGGTGGTATCGGAAATCCCTCAGAAGATGAAATTAGGGACACATCCCATGAAAGTTTAG GTGAAGGTGTTTCCATATTTGGTCGGATGGTTCTAATAAATTCATGA
- the LOC125424101 gene encoding uncharacterized protein LOC125424101 isoform X2 yields the protein MENQFSYPLQSRTSNTIETDPVRTHLITATPFPSTILKLDASNFLIWKLQFLPILRGHKLDKFVLKDKPPFMQEIGALECEIDEEILNRYSSEQQLWILQDQLLQGWIVAAISPSVAGLVIGLKTSRRIWKMKSMADQMATGGGSVSEEDLVSYILGGLGPEYEMLILRVIILKGVFDAGLYKLDLSVELKAGADNRIFDPLFQNKATAVSPQKSSCNQQLAEVNLQVPSQLEMCNSQTDSWNHFTFNNVAETDASSSRDTLVDETCNALVVHNNKHVDDNFNVLHQRLGHPSVVVLQKSVDSL from the exons ATGGAGAATCAGTTTTCCTATCCTCTGCAGTCAAGAACTTCCAATACAATAGAGACCGATCCTGTGCGCACACATCTTATCACAGCTACACCATTTCCCAGCACAATTCTCAAGCTCGATGCAAGTAATTTTTTGATCTGGAAGCTTCAATTTTTGCCGATTCTCAGAGGCCATAAGCTGGATAAATTTGTCCTCAAAGATAAGCCACCATTTATGCAAGAAATTGGTGCCCTAGAGTGTGAAATTGATGAAGAAATTCTCAATCGTTATTCTTCGGAACAGCAACTTTGGATTTTACAAGATCAATTGCTTCAAGGTTGGATTGTTGCAGCAATTTCGCCTTCCGTTGCTGGTTTGGTGATAGGCTTGAAGACCTCTCGTCGAATTTGGAAG ATGAAATCTATGGCTGATCAAATGGCAACTGGAGGGGGTTCTGTTTCAGAAGAAGATCTTGTTTCCTACATCTTGGGAGGTCTTGGTCCAGAATATGAAATGCTAATA CTGAGAGTGATTATCCTTAAAGGAGTGTTTGATGCTGGACTATACAAATTGGACTTGTCAGTTGAACTTAAAGCAGGAGCTGACAACAGGATCTTTGATCCCTTATTCCAAAATAAAGCTACTGCAGTTTCTCCACAGAAGTCTTCTTGTAATCAACAACTTGCCGAGGTTAATCTTCAAGTTCCTTCTCAACTGGAAATGTGTAATAGTCAAACAGATTCTTGGAATCACTTCACTTTTAACAATGTTGCTGAGACAGATGCATCTAGTTCAAGAGATACTTTGGTTGATGAAACTTGTAATGCTTTGGTTGTTCACAATAATAAGCATGTAGATGACAATTTTAATGTTTTACATCAAAGATTAGGACATCCTTCAGTTGTAGTTTTACAAAAAAGTGTTGACTCTTTGTAA
- the LOC125424101 gene encoding uncharacterized protein LOC125424101 isoform X1, with protein sequence MENQFSYPLQSRTSNTIETDPVRTHLITATPFPSTILKLDASNFLIWKLQFLPILRGHKLDKFVLKDKPPFMQEIGALECEIDEEILNRYSSEQQLWILQDQLLQGWIVAAISPSVAGLVIGLKTSRRIWKMKSMADQMATGGGSVSEEDLVSYILGGLGPEYEMLIDKQLRVIILKGVFDAGLYKLDLSVELKAGADNRIFDPLFQNKATAVSPQKSSCNQQLAEVNLQVPSQLEMCNSQTDSWNHFTFNNVAETDASSSRDTLVDETCNALVVHNNKHVDDNFNVLHQRLGHPSVVVLQKSVDSL encoded by the exons ATGGAGAATCAGTTTTCCTATCCTCTGCAGTCAAGAACTTCCAATACAATAGAGACCGATCCTGTGCGCACACATCTTATCACAGCTACACCATTTCCCAGCACAATTCTCAAGCTCGATGCAAGTAATTTTTTGATCTGGAAGCTTCAATTTTTGCCGATTCTCAGAGGCCATAAGCTGGATAAATTTGTCCTCAAAGATAAGCCACCATTTATGCAAGAAATTGGTGCCCTAGAGTGTGAAATTGATGAAGAAATTCTCAATCGTTATTCTTCGGAACAGCAACTTTGGATTTTACAAGATCAATTGCTTCAAGGTTGGATTGTTGCAGCAATTTCGCCTTCCGTTGCTGGTTTGGTGATAGGCTTGAAGACCTCTCGTCGAATTTGGAAG ATGAAATCTATGGCTGATCAAATGGCAACTGGAGGGGGTTCTGTTTCAGAAGAAGATCTTGTTTCCTACATCTTGGGAGGTCTTGGTCCAGAATATGAAATGCTAATA GACAAGCAGCTGAGAGTGATTATCCTTAAAGGAGTGTTTGATGCTGGACTATACAAATTGGACTTGTCAGTTGAACTTAAAGCAGGAGCTGACAACAGGATCTTTGATCCCTTATTCCAAAATAAAGCTACTGCAGTTTCTCCACAGAAGTCTTCTTGTAATCAACAACTTGCCGAGGTTAATCTTCAAGTTCCTTCTCAACTGGAAATGTGTAATAGTCAAACAGATTCTTGGAATCACTTCACTTTTAACAATGTTGCTGAGACAGATGCATCTAGTTCAAGAGATACTTTGGTTGATGAAACTTGTAATGCTTTGGTTGTTCACAATAATAAGCATGTAGATGACAATTTTAATGTTTTACATCAAAGATTAGGACATCCTTCAGTTGTAGTTTTACAAAAAAGTGTTGACTCTTTGTAA